The Astatotilapia calliptera chromosome 19, fAstCal1.2, whole genome shotgun sequence DNA segment AACCAAGACAAaccataaaaaagaaagaaaaggagcatTTATCACAGTACTGAATAATTATGTTAGTCCTATGCAATTTTTTAAGCAGTCGAGTGTGCTGCAAATTTTTATTTAGTCAGTACAGTTCCAAAGGCCTCGAAACAGAAACTCAATGACTGTTCACATTTGTGCTAACCTTGGGTTTCTCAAAATAATATAACTTCATcttcatttgtatttattatcccctttttttttaaacagcttctGGATGCCAGCTGACATTCGACCATCATATGCTTGTAGATAATGTGGATTATGTTAGAATCTAGTACATCTTTATATTTCCGTGAAGTTAattgaataaataatgaatttgATGATACTGAGAGTAGCTTTCCATAAATTATtgaccatttttctttttaaaaaaaagaaaaatccagtaAAGCCCAAGCAAGACTAGCTGCGTCGTAAGATTGTGTGAGGCCTTAAGggagaactgaaaataaaacctgGTTTCATCAGCACCTCTGTGCAACTATTACATCAATCCCCTTATGTCACAATTTAATGGAAACACAAGGGGCCACCCTGAAGTGCTTTCTAATCCTGGATGTGCAGCGAGACTGTTATGAAATGACGGGGTCTCGGGTGAAATGCGCAGCTTTGGCTggccattttttaatttatttttttctcaagcTGTCCAGTAATCGACCGTGATTCATGCTGGTTTTATCTAATCGCCTCAATTAACCACAAAGGAAATGAGACAATGGTCTGTTTATTGAGGAATTAGAAATTTCAGGATTTGATGCCATCAGCATAACTTACAGCGAGGGTTTAGTACAGTAACAGTATCAGTTGCTTTACAGTATGCTGTATACAACGTCAGCAGCCAGATCTGTGAAATCTTTGGAAGATGCACAAAGAGTGATTGAAATGAGGAAAGAaagataatcttttttttttttaaaaagaccaaaaacaaaacagtaacttACTTCTTAGACTTGTGCACAAAAAATAATCTACCTCCAAACATAATGAAAGTGTGCAAGTCAAAtgtaaatattgatttttttattacataagGAGCTGCATGTGATAAGGGATGGCTTTTAATTGTGTCATAAAAAGCACAGTCTGATTACCACTTGCTTCAGTACATTcgacttatatatattttttaaccaaCACACCACTGTGACAGCAGACATCGCCATACTCTGAATTTACATAATCTGAAATCTCACGTGATTAGGATCaatacagagaagaaaaaaataagttagGTTGGTAACAAAGACAAAGcaataagaataataagaaaaaaaaaaaaggtgcacaagcgcgcgcacacacacacacacacacacacgcacacacacacacgcacacacacacacgcacacaacaaCAAAGCTTCTTTCTTTAGATCATAGCTGATTTAACACAGTTATACCCGTGCAGGTCTTCCCTGATCACTGCTACCATAGATCTGTTACAGGTGAAGACAATAGATATTTTATGATGGGCACTTGACCAAATAGCACGGTGCACACATGGGAAAAATGGCACATATGCAAGGCTTCTTCAAACACATGTTAGCAAGACACTGAAGCGTTTGAAATCTGTGGGATTACAAACTTAAATTCAACAAGAGACAACACAAGCAGACGGTGCTAAAAAATAGATatccctatatatatatatatatttttttttttttctattttattttattttagaatttCAATTATGTCTCCCTCCCATCCCTCCCCCAACAAGTGTGGAATCAAAAATAGTTCATTGTTCTTCAGTAAATTGTACATTCATAAGCGATAAATGGGCATCTCAGGCACTATAATAAACCCTGTAGTAAAGTGTTTTATTTCGCCAAAGGGAGTAGGAGTTGTCAAACTTCAGGAGATAAGTGCCTTCACCTGGAAATTCGTGGCTCCCCCCCTGCACGGACAGGTGGCTGTCCTGGCGGTACACGGGGAGGATTTCAGACAAGTTAGAGTTGGTGTGAGTTTTGGAGCCCTTCTCGACGTCCCCGTTGCCGACGGGCCCTGCAGAAATCACATGATCCACAAAGTCAACACACCGAATCGTAACCCCAGTGGGGGGAAAACATATAAAAGTACAACTGCCATCGCAAAGAGGGGCGTCGGCGCCTGACCTTCAAGCTCCTCCTCTTCGTCCTCGTCATCGCTCGACTCGCTGATATGCACCGTGATGGACCGACTCGTCACGGGAGTCCAGTCAAAATAGATGCCGAAGCCAATGTCGTAGCCGTCTGTGGCAAACTCCCAGCACACTTTATTGGCTTCGGGCACGGTGGGCACGTGGACCGTCATGATGTCGCCTCGGTACACGGTCACCATGCTGTCCTTCTCTGTTCGGAGCTTCACCTTTAACTCcttcacagcagcagatgtcCAAGTTGTCGGGGGGTTCAGGGGCGGCATCTGGGCTGCCATCAGAAGGGACACGCGGCAGTGACTTTAACAAGATGTGACAGCAACTGCAACACTTTATCCAACTCATTTTAAGATGGCAAAATCTCAAGCAAATACTGTGCACGCACACTGCAATTAGCGGGACGTTTATGAACCCGCAGAGTCAGAATCACTGCTGAACAAAGCAGCTGTCACTATGGCACACTGCAGGTCCTCACCTTTCATCTCGGCGGAGAGCTGACAGCTCCCTGCACTGCTGTTCTCCTCGCCTCCTTCCCCCAGGGCCAGCTCAGCAGGGGCCTCTTCATTACCCTCAATATGCGCACACATCGGGGTTATTATTGTAAAGACTTAAATTGTTAGACTATGCCTCCCTATTTACTGCAACTTGTTTACAGCTCACCTAAGCACACAGTATTACCTACCTCAGAAAGACGTCCTGAATCCTCCTTGGTGTCATCCATACTGTCTTTGGACTGAGTAAAGCTCTCTGAAAGATTTGTATTCTGCAGCCTTAAGTAAAGAAAGAATAGAATTTTTAAACCAAGATAACATTCAGACCACCCATCTGCATAGCAGCTCCATTTAAAAGCCGCAGCAACAGGTTACCTGTCCGGTGGCGTGTTGTCGCACTGTTTGGCTGTTACTCCGGGGAAAGATGAGAAAGACAGTGATGAAAGCCGTGACTGGAGCTGTGATGTAGCCTCTAATCTGTCCAAGGCTGTGCTAAGAAGGCAAACACCTCAGTATGCGTGGCTGCAAAAAGATGAAACCCCG contains these protein-coding regions:
- the tmed8 gene encoding protein TMED8, whose protein sequence is MQIRRFSEKRRKCQKIRVCFFVLSSRSSSGSTVESTALDRLEATSQLQSRLSSLSFSSFPGVTAKQCDNTPPDRLQNTNLSESFTQSKDSMDDTKEDSGRLSEGNEEAPAELALGEGGEENSSAGSCQLSAEMKAQMPPLNPPTTWTSAAVKELKVKLRTEKDSMVTVYRGDIMTVHVPTVPEANKVCWEFATDGYDIGFGIYFDWTPVTSRSITVHISESSDDEDEEEELEGPVGNGDVEKGSKTHTNSNLSEILPVYRQDSHLSVQGGSHEFPGEGTYLLKFDNSYSLWRNKTLYYRVYYSA